DNA from Triticum aestivum cultivar Chinese Spring chromosome 7D, IWGSC CS RefSeq v2.1, whole genome shotgun sequence:
ACAAGTTTGTCTTGTACGTGGTATCAAAAGTAACTACATCGCCAAAATGATGGTATTGGAGCTTGCTACGTCTGTTAGTCCACAAAATAGTTCTTATCCTACTCTCACTATCCACTTGAACGGTGTACTGAAATTCACTATCTCTTTCTTTCAACTCTGAAAACAAATCCATAGTTTTTTCTGACATCATCATCAGCCTGTTCCTTGCTTATTTTGCCACATAGTGTCCTTAGGCACCTTTTAGTGAAAGGTGCATTCTCTATTCTACCAAAAAATCATGCCAATAATGCTGTAAACCTTGCTTAGGTTCACATTATTCTCGCGTAACTGGCTAACAAGCTCTCTAGTATTTGTCAATATGACGATGAGAAGGGAAATGGAGCTTTTCCACACAGTTTGATAACATAGCGTGATTATGAACATGACGATACTCACATATGAACCATCATTTGTCTTCAGTATGTAGAAGACGTAACATAGCTGGGCACTCAGAACGGCAAGAAGTTGTATTGCTTTTCTTAGGTTTCCCTACAGGAAAACATCAACAATTTAGATTGGCTCAATTATGCACGGACGCAAAAAAAAGTCGTGTGAACTTACTGAACATGCGCATAAGAGCTCCTGCATGCATTTTGTCCCCTTTACATTAGTTCTGCTTTTGCCATATCTTATACCAAAACCAAGCTCCCAAGAATATAGGTTGTAGAAATCATATGCTTCACCCAAAGAATCAAAAACCAATCCAATAGATGGTGCTACCACAGCATCAGTCTTTCTATTAGCAAATCCTCTTAAAGCCTGCTCCAAAGGTGCAACTCTGTCGTGCTTGGTCTTCCTTTCATCTGGCATTACTCCGTGCCTTGGCCTATGGAAGTTTTTACAAATATACTTATTATTCATTTGGTTTTGTTCAAATGCTAAATGATGCACATGCCATTGAGATTTGTTTTCAGCACCTAAGAAAATAGCAAATTTTTGTATGAACACTCTGAAACATACCAGGTTAGATTCAACACTGTATCTTCCATGGGAGGTGTGATTCTGACTATACTTTTTTTGATTGTTGGTGTGTTCTGTTTTCACTTAGACACATACCTTCTGACCCATCCTTCTTCAGATCGTGGTGAACCGGATGTATCCTCTTCAGCGCTGCCACGGTCACCATCAATCTTCGTATGCTCGCTCGGGGAGTCATACAATCCCTGGCTCTCACTGTTTTCTATTAGAGTTGCCAGCCGAATCACATGCTCCGAGCCGCACCCGCTAGATCCGTATGAAACACTATGAACTCGTTCAGCAGAAAGAAGTAGCTGGAACCAGATCTGACACGGGACAGATCTCGATGCAGGAATTATTACTTGGGAAGAACAACATACCTTGTCAATATCGAAGGACTGAAGCCGCTTTCCATTCCTGTATATAACCTGAGATCGATTTTCTCTTTCAGATGCCGCGGCCGTCAGCTCTACCTCATCGCTGGTGAGTTCTACTGCATCTGGCTAAGGAAGAAAAGCTAGATCATCTACTCACGCAGAGACAGCCATCCTCGTACACAAAAAAGCAATGACCGCATTCACATCCGTGATTAATGCCCCCTGCCAACCAAATTCAATACCATCCACCGAACTCATGTTCTAAGCTAAACCACAATGTCATCGTTCCTCCACTTGAGCCCCGTATACATGGCGTATAGTTGCTGCCAAAATTATTCCTACTATTAAACATAAAAAAGCACTACATTAACAACGGATCTTAAAGCCGATCAGCACCATCCAGATACCAGGGGCGCGCGCCGACCAGAGCCAAAAGTGTGCTTccattgctttgaaccatataaaagtccaaatgtccatgctacaaagaaaagaatatgagatgacatgataggcagtattccacatcaaaaattctgttttaatcatttacctactcgaggacgagtaggaattaagcttggggatgctgatacatctccaacgtatctataattttttattgttccatgctgttatattatcattcttggatgttttataatcgttttatagtcattttatatcattttttggtactaacctattgacataatgccaagtgccagttactgttttttgcatgttttttacatcgcaggaaatcaataccaaacggagtccaaacgcagtgaaactttttgtggatttttttggaccagaagacatccagtgggctaaAGAAGCACCTAGGGGctgcttcgaggggagcacaatccaccagggcgcacctggaggcccaggcgcgacCTGGTGAGTTGtgaccacctcgggtgcccccgaaccgcctctttactctataaatacccccaatattccagaaaccctaggggagtcgacggaaatcaattccagccgccacaagttccaaaaccaccagatccaatctagacaccatcacggagaggttcatcatgcccattggtgcctctccgatgatgcgtgagtagttctttgtagacctacgggtccgtagttagtagctagatggcttcctctctctctctcttttgattctcaatacaatggtctcttggatatccatatgatgtaactcttttgcggtgtgtttgctgggatcggatgaactttgagtttatgatcagatctatctttttatccatgaaagctatttgagtcttctttgatctcatatatgcatgattgcttatagcctcgtatttcttctctgatatttgggttttgtttggccaacttgatctatttatcttgcaatgggaagaggtgctttataatgggttcgatcttacggtgcttgatcccagtgaaaaaaggggaaccgacacgtatgtatcgttgctattaaggataaaaagatggggtctatttatacataaatagatcttgtctacatcatgtcatcgttcttattgcattactccgtttctccatgaacttaatacactagatgcatgctggatagcggtcgatgtatggagtaatagtagtagatgcaggcaggagtcggtctactaatcttggacgtgatgcctatataatgatcgttgtgtggatatcatcatgattatttgaagttctatcaattgcccaacagtaatttgtttacccaccatttgctatttttctcgagagaagccactagtgaaacctacggcccccgggtctcttctttaatatatttgcctttgcgatctattttcctttgcctttattttcagatctattaaaccaaaaatacaaaaataccttgctgcactttattttatttgcgttcgatctatcaaattattacaactctctcacatctgtttgccaatttctggcgccgttacctgaaagggattgacaaccccttaacacatcgggttgcgagtatttgttatttgtgtgcatgtgttgtttatgtagtgttgcttgattctcctactggttcgataaccttgatctcatcactgagggaaatacctaccatcgctgtgctgcataatcccttcctctttggggaaatactgacgtagtctagcagacatcagggataccacacatgcacgcactatttagatgacaccaaaagtatatatttggacaaatgcaggaagaatgtgtacctggggcatcgtcgatttcttccgaccaaccatcaatgttgaaagaaaggcaagcatttcaaaggcgaggcagatcaccggaagaagcccgtcgtccgtactggtgatcacatacttgctatggtcaatgattcacaagttatctttggaaagggtcccggcggactatctgttctgaatgacactgagggacgcacccatgtggaagaagaaatatatattttgcgacccaccctattggaaagacctagaggtccgctccgcaatcgatgtgatgcacgtgacgaagaatctttgcgtgaacctgctaggcttcttgggcgtgtatggaaagacaaaagatacaccggaggcacgggaggaccaacaacgtgtgcacaaaaaagacggcatgcctccaaagcagtatgaaggtcctgctagctacgcttttaccaaaaaagagaaggaaatcttctttgaat
Protein-coding regions in this window:
- the LOC123169650 gene encoding uncharacterized protein isoform X2 codes for the protein MESGFSPSILTSVSYGSSGCGSEHVIRLATLIENSESQGLYDSPSEHTKIDGDRGSAEEDTSGSPRSEEGWVRRPRHGVMPDERKTKHDRVAPLEQALRGFANRKTDAVVAPSIGLVFDSLGEAYDFYNLYSWELGFGIRYGKSRTNVKGTKCMQELLCACSGNLRKAIQLLAVLSAQLCYVFYILKTNDGSYIRQELRRLQ